One genomic region from Candidatus Bathyarchaeia archaeon encodes:
- the truD gene encoding tRNA pseudouridine(13) synthase TruD, which translates to MRVSRLEKSVGIEVYATSSPGIGGMIRQSCEDFIVEELLLNGSKAEVRSSDMLPPIHEQPLTSRYLLCVLIKRNWDAFQALEVIAEQLGISPQKIQIAGIKDAKAVTAQHITIRDVKPEDVKNVSIKDIKIVPLGYFKTKLSPYYLLGNSFKIVIRAISRTKATIKQRIEKVVKEIEALGGVPNFFGHQRFGTIRPITHLVGKAIVKGDFRKAAMLFLAKSYPLEHPESRTAREELHRTQDFKKAWKAFPKHLYYERLMLKHLAKKPEDFKGAFKRLPIKLRILFPQAYQAYLFNRFLSRRIALGLPLNAAEVGDYIVKIEATGLPSERLREIASQEKLSQINSAIASGKMRLAIPLAGFRQRLSEGTQGEIEKQILEEEGIAPENFKVKGMPELSLKGGLRIALTTLKDFRVEEISGDSANPKKNMVKVSFTLHRGSYATAFLRELMKPRNPIKAGF; encoded by the coding sequence TTGCGCGTTTCAAGGCTTGAAAAAAGCGTTGGAATTGAGGTTTACGCTACAAGTTCTCCGGGCATTGGAGGCATGATAAGGCAGTCATGTGAAGACTTCATCGTTGAAGAATTACTCTTAAACGGCTCAAAAGCGGAAGTACGCTCCTCTGATATGTTACCGCCAATCCATGAACAGCCCTTAACCAGCCGTTACTTGCTTTGTGTTTTAATTAAGCGAAACTGGGATGCTTTCCAAGCTCTTGAGGTTATCGCAGAACAGCTAGGTATAAGCCCTCAAAAAATCCAAATTGCTGGAATAAAGGACGCAAAAGCCGTCACCGCCCAACACATAACAATAAGAGACGTTAAGCCGGAAGACGTTAAAAACGTAAGCATCAAGGACATAAAAATAGTTCCATTGGGCTATTTTAAAACCAAACTTTCGCCCTATTACTTGCTTGGAAACTCCTTCAAAATAGTGATACGAGCTATAAGCCGCACAAAAGCAACAATAAAGCAAAGAATAGAAAAGGTTGTTAAGGAAATTGAAGCGTTGGGCGGAGTGCCGAACTTTTTTGGGCATCAACGCTTTGGCACAATCCGCCCAATAACTCATCTTGTTGGAAAAGCAATTGTTAAAGGCGATTTTCGCAAAGCAGCAATGCTTTTTCTCGCTAAATCCTACCCCCTTGAACATCCAGAGTCGAGAACCGCCCGGGAAGAACTTCACCGTACGCAAGACTTCAAGAAAGCCTGGAAAGCCTTTCCAAAACACTTGTATTACGAGCGTTTAATGCTTAAGCATTTGGCAAAGAAACCGGAGGACTTCAAAGGCGCCTTCAAAAGACTACCCATAAAACTGCGCATACTTTTCCCTCAAGCCTATCAAGCCTATCTCTTTAACAGATTTTTAAGCAGAAGAATAGCGTTAGGGCTTCCATTAAACGCCGCGGAGGTTGGAGACTACATTGTTAAAATTGAGGCTACTGGGTTGCCGAGCGAAAGACTACGTGAAATCGCAAGCCAAGAGAAACTCTCTCAAATAAATAGCGCCATAGCCTCTGGGAAAATGCGCTTAGCAATACCTTTAGCCGGTTTTAGACAGCGACTGTCAGAGGGTACTCAAGGCGAAATTGAAAAACAGATTCTTGAAGAGGAAGGTATAGCCCCCGAAAACTTTAAAGTAAAAGGGATGCCGGAGCTAAGTCTAAAAGGCGGTTTGCGCATAGCCTTAACTACATTAAAAGATTTCAGAGTAGAGGAAATATCAGGAGACTCTGCTAACCCAAAAAAGAACATGGTGAAGGTAAGCTTTACCCTACATCGTGGATCATATGCCACAGCGTTCCTAAGAGAGCTTATGAAGCCCCGCAACCCGATCAAGGCGGGATTCTAA